The Salegentibacter mishustinae genome includes a window with the following:
- a CDS encoding RagB/SusD family nutrient uptake outer membrane protein translates to MMKNLINKKLTVLFSAIILFTACSEEFLDRPPEDSYSADTFYNTEDQVTNSTNHLYSKPWFNFITNVAWAIGELSSGNGRTWDARNSDFGNFAITGEHGTLTQSWESLYAVIGQSNTLINTLPDAVSQDVSQDVVNNALGEARFIRATAYFYLVRIFGSVPIIADNNEYVLEPVVPRNPVEDVYEFIKRDYQFAIENLDEKTRGANYENNARVSSGSAKAMLAKIYLYEENYSEAYRLANEVINSGEFKLYGGDAEDGDPTGSYYDLFLTANDNNPESIFALQWSTSGQYSEGNGLQSLFAQAGITGFSDGYSAIGPSIDLQEAYEDQEEDERYYATIMDPGSYYPDLNGGYTVSENVNHQGTNVGIKKYVVGNAETNGGGGMQSYPNNTYIMRYAELLLIHAEAALMGGGSVAEGTESLNKVRRRAGLENIENPTIEDIFHERRIELAFEFEFWYDVVRRGPDFALDFLAQTERGTFNNDTTPPTITSEMFTPNMEDLTFPYPSNETQNNPALLEAPVPYDFDDEQ, encoded by the coding sequence ATGATGAAGAACCTTATAAATAAAAAATTAACTGTACTTTTTTCCGCAATTATATTATTCACCGCTTGTAGTGAAGAATTCCTCGATCGGCCACCAGAAGATTCGTATAGTGCAGATACCTTTTATAATACAGAGGATCAGGTAACAAATTCTACAAATCATTTATATTCCAAACCATGGTTTAATTTTATCACAAATGTAGCCTGGGCCATTGGAGAGTTAAGTTCAGGAAATGGTCGTACCTGGGATGCCAGAAACTCAGATTTTGGCAATTTTGCCATAACAGGAGAACACGGCACCCTTACTCAATCGTGGGAGTCATTATATGCAGTAATTGGACAATCAAATACTCTAATTAATACGTTGCCGGATGCGGTAAGTCAAGATGTTTCGCAGGATGTAGTTAATAATGCACTCGGAGAAGCACGTTTTATACGAGCCACGGCATACTTTTACTTGGTAAGAATCTTTGGTTCCGTTCCTATTATTGCAGACAACAATGAGTATGTCCTGGAGCCGGTAGTACCTCGTAATCCTGTTGAAGATGTATATGAGTTTATAAAAAGGGATTACCAATTCGCCATTGAAAACTTGGATGAAAAAACAAGGGGCGCCAATTATGAAAATAATGCCCGTGTTTCAAGTGGTTCGGCTAAAGCAATGTTAGCCAAAATTTATCTTTATGAAGAAAATTATTCCGAAGCCTATAGGTTAGCAAATGAAGTAATAAACTCTGGCGAATTCAAATTATACGGAGGTGATGCAGAGGATGGTGATCCAACGGGAAGTTATTATGATTTATTCTTAACAGCAAATGATAATAATCCAGAATCAATTTTCGCACTTCAATGGTCTACCTCAGGCCAATATTCAGAAGGAAACGGATTGCAGTCCCTTTTTGCACAGGCAGGAATTACTGGTTTTTCCGATGGTTACTCAGCAATAGGCCCATCAATAGATTTACAGGAAGCTTATGAGGATCAGGAAGAAGACGAACGTTATTATGCAACCATAATGGATCCAGGTTCTTATTATCCTGATCTTAATGGTGGATACACAGTTTCCGAAAATGTAAATCACCAGGGAACTAATGTGGGAATTAAGAAATATGTAGTAGGAAACGCAGAGACTAATGGAGGTGGTGGTATGCAAAGTTATCCTAATAACACCTATATTATGCGTTATGCAGAGCTTTTGCTTATTCACGCTGAGGCAGCATTGATGGGCGGAGGTTCAGTAGCCGAAGGAACAGAATCATTAAATAAAGTAAGAAGAAGAGCTGGCCTCGAAAATATAGAAAACCCTACGATAGAAGATATCTTTCATGAAAGAAGGATTGAGCTAGCTTTTGAATTTGAGTTTTGGTATGATGTAGTTAGAAGGGGACCAGATTTCGCTCTAGATTTCTTAGCTCAAACTGAGCGAGGAACTTTTAATAATGATACTACTCCGCCTACCATAACTTCTGAAATGTTTACTCCAAACATGGAAGATTTAACATTTCCATACCCAAGTAATGAGACTCAAAATAATCCAGCTTTACTTGAGGCACCGGTACCATATGATTTTGATGACGAACAATAA